From a region of the Geothrix sp. 21YS21S-2 genome:
- a CDS encoding B12-binding domain-containing radical SAM protein — MSIKALLVYPEMPPTYWSMCYALPFLGRKATLPPLGLLTVAALLPRDWVLTVLDLNVEPLAPGALARADLVLASAMLVQKASFERLIALCREAGTPVVAGGPYPTSCWEQIEGVTTFVLGEAEVNLPPFLADFGKGVARHRYDDSGHPDLAATPAPRYDLVDSRRYAGAALQYSRGCPHDCEFCDIVSLFGHRPRTKTPAQFLRELDVLVENGWSGSLFIVDDNFIGNRAEVRRLLPALSDWQEKRGRPFEFFTEASLDLAADEPLLEGMAEAGFNMVFVGIETPDAATLKAVHKHQNVRADLLESVRTIQGKGLEVAGGFIVGFDEDREDIFDRQTAFIQEAGIPTAMVGLLTALPKTRLHARLAAEGRLLGASSGGNNTHDLDLNFVPRMDAARLREGYKRILRDLYTPSHYFARCLELLRRMRPAKVLCRRVGGMEVRALIHSLVRQTFSHYGLAYVSFLARALAIRPRMIAEIIAMAVKGHHFITITDGLLALERLRDRLDLDPPPEAKPILRAPAG; from the coding sequence TTGAGCATCAAGGCTCTGTTGGTGTACCCGGAAATGCCCCCGACCTACTGGAGCATGTGCTACGCGCTGCCCTTCCTCGGCAGGAAGGCGACCTTGCCGCCCCTCGGGCTGCTGACGGTGGCCGCCCTGTTGCCCCGGGACTGGGTGCTCACGGTGCTGGACCTGAACGTGGAGCCCCTGGCCCCCGGAGCGCTGGCCAGGGCGGACCTGGTCCTCGCCTCCGCCATGCTGGTGCAGAAGGCCTCCTTCGAGCGGCTCATCGCCCTCTGCCGGGAGGCCGGGACCCCCGTCGTGGCGGGGGGTCCCTATCCGACCAGCTGCTGGGAGCAGATCGAAGGGGTCACCACCTTCGTCCTGGGGGAGGCGGAGGTCAACCTCCCGCCCTTCCTCGCCGACTTCGGGAAGGGCGTGGCGAGGCACCGCTACGACGATTCCGGCCACCCGGACCTGGCGGCCACGCCCGCGCCCCGCTACGACCTGGTGGACAGCAGGCGGTATGCCGGAGCGGCCCTGCAATATTCCCGGGGCTGTCCGCACGACTGCGAATTCTGCGACATCGTCTCCCTGTTCGGCCACCGGCCCCGGACCAAGACGCCGGCCCAGTTCCTCCGGGAACTCGACGTGCTCGTGGAGAACGGCTGGAGCGGCTCCCTGTTCATCGTGGATGACAATTTCATCGGGAACCGGGCGGAGGTCCGGCGCCTGCTGCCGGCCCTGTCGGACTGGCAGGAGAAGCGGGGGCGCCCCTTCGAGTTCTTCACGGAAGCGAGCCTGGATTTGGCGGCCGACGAGCCCCTCCTGGAGGGCATGGCGGAAGCGGGCTTCAACATGGTCTTCGTGGGCATCGAAACGCCCGATGCGGCCACACTGAAGGCCGTCCACAAGCACCAGAACGTCCGGGCCGACCTGCTGGAGAGCGTGCGGACCATCCAGGGGAAGGGCCTCGAAGTGGCGGGCGGTTTCATCGTCGGCTTCGACGAGGACCGCGAGGACATCTTCGACCGGCAGACGGCCTTCATCCAGGAAGCCGGCATCCCCACCGCCATGGTCGGCCTCCTCACCGCCCTGCCCAAGACCCGCCTCCATGCGCGCCTCGCCGCCGAAGGCCGGCTCCTGGGGGCTTCCAGCGGCGGGAACAACACCCACGACCTGGACCTCAACTTCGTGCCCCGCATGGATGCCGCCCGGCTGCGGGAAGGCTACAAGCGGATCCTCCGCGACCTCTACACGCCCAGCCACTATTTCGCCAGGTGCCTCGAGCTCCTGCGGCGGATGCGGCCGGCGAAGGTCCTCTGCCGCAGGGTGGGCGGGATGGAAGTGCGCGCCCTGATCCATTCCCTTGTGCGCCAGACCTTCAGCCACTACGGGCTGGCCTACGTGTCCTTCCTGGCGAGGGCCCTGGCCATCCGCCCCCGGATGATCGCGGAGATCATCGCGATGGCGGTGAAGGGGCACCACTTCATCACCATCACGGACGGCCTCCTGGCCCTGGAACGGCTCCGGGACCGCCTGGACCTGGATCCCCCTCCCGAAGCGAAACCGATCCTGCGGGCGCCTGCAGGCTGA
- a CDS encoding acyl-CoA desaturase, with amino-acid sequence MATRARRSLLNTLFLAGTLVLAVVLVPLKLVLQGLRWSEAGMLVLMFVLIGLAITVGYHRLFSHRAFQAAWPLRLAVLLLGAAAFENSALWWCSDHRRHHRFVDDPAEDPYAISRGFWHAHWLWVMEGEVRPLAQVADLQADPLVRWQHRHHFWIGAAVALAPVYVGLATGDVWGQAVMGVLLRIVLTHHSTFLINSAAHRFGSQPFSDATSARDNGFLAPFTFGEGYHNFHHHWPWDYRNAPRWYQWDPGKWLISAFAWVGLARGLRRIPATEIRRARVAMEARRLTSLLAPAGPVTCDGLLERLMAAKARVDEALAAFQAHRETFDLLNRQRTLLGRTAGDLRRAARAQGKADRTRFRAAWTAWKATRSWFGRQAHQGSAG; translated from the coding sequence ATGGCCACCCGAGCTCGCCGTTCCCTCCTCAACACCCTCTTCCTCGCGGGGACGCTGGTCCTCGCCGTGGTCCTGGTCCCGCTGAAACTGGTCCTGCAGGGGCTCCGGTGGAGCGAGGCCGGGATGCTGGTCCTGATGTTCGTCCTGATCGGGCTGGCCATCACGGTCGGCTACCACCGGCTCTTCAGCCACCGGGCCTTCCAGGCGGCCTGGCCCCTGCGCCTGGCGGTTCTGCTGCTGGGCGCCGCGGCCTTCGAGAACTCCGCGCTTTGGTGGTGCAGCGACCACCGCCGGCATCACCGCTTCGTGGACGACCCGGCGGAGGATCCCTATGCGATCTCCAGGGGGTTCTGGCACGCCCACTGGCTGTGGGTGATGGAGGGGGAGGTCCGGCCCCTGGCGCAGGTGGCGGACCTGCAGGCCGATCCCCTCGTGCGCTGGCAGCACCGGCACCACTTCTGGATCGGCGCGGCCGTCGCCCTGGCGCCGGTCTACGTCGGCCTGGCCACCGGCGACGTGTGGGGGCAGGCGGTGATGGGCGTGCTTTTGCGCATCGTGCTGACCCACCACAGCACCTTCCTCATCAATTCCGCCGCCCACAGGTTCGGGTCCCAGCCCTTTTCGGACGCCACCAGCGCCCGGGACAACGGGTTCCTGGCGCCCTTCACCTTCGGGGAGGGCTATCACAATTTCCACCATCATTGGCCGTGGGACTACCGGAACGCGCCGCGATGGTACCAGTGGGACCCCGGGAAATGGCTCATTTCCGCCTTCGCCTGGGTGGGGCTCGCCCGGGGGCTGAGGCGGATTCCGGCCACGGAGATCCGCCGCGCCAGGGTCGCCATGGAGGCGCGGCGGCTGACGTCGCTGCTCGCCCCGGCCGGGCCGGTCACCTGCGATGGACTGCTTGAGCGGTTGATGGCTGCCAAGGCCCGGGTGGACGAGGCGCTGGCCGCCTTCCAGGCGCACCGGGAAACCTTCGACCTGCTGAACCGCCAAAGGACCCTCCTTGGCCGCACCGCCGGCGACCTCCGCCGGGCGGCCCGTGCCCAGGGGAAGGCGGACCGGACGCGGTTCCGGGCAGCCTGGACCGCCTGGAAGGCCACGCGTTCGTGGTTCGGCCGCCAGGCCCACCAGGGATCCGCCGGATGA
- a CDS encoding autotransporter assembly complex family protein has translation MNPAGRARVAILAGLLSGPLLPAPPGGAVQVTVTGLEGPLRDQVRKALALPRGMDGPGAVDRGWVDRFAGQVEAKVKLALEPFGYYRPVIQVTRSGPAGGHLQIQVAAGEPVRIGHRRVEVTGAGASDPTLAALVAAFPLKPGDPLIHPEYEAARSGLKSRAEGLGYLDADFTRHEIVVDPATQTATLDLVLATGELYRFKDARFLGAPDYPAPFLRRYVAFQPGDPFTRARLGLTQVQLAGSERFKEVILTSEPADRDVTLRIDLKQGPRRSLRTGVGYGTDTGPRFSVRYRDLDMLNRGHELTTSLYASQRLQGLSSTYTLPMGSGLQDTATLQVILQKEELADLVTRLASVEVARNRSLGPGTLGTAYVRFLQEAYTSVGLYHRTRLVLPGVRFTRDRLDDPRLPTRGLRVALEARGTDRALGSDTRMVQLLGAVSHLQPLPARLSVQSRLRVGATFSAEPVDALPPTLRFFAGGDQSVRGYAYQSLGLRNAAGKVVGGKQLLATSLELERALPRNWGVSIFHDAGNAFESFKGVRLHQGAGVGLHYRSPVGSLNLSLARRIRDEAPGWRIHFSVGAFL, from the coding sequence ATGAATCCGGCGGGTCGGGCCCGGGTGGCCATCCTCGCCGGGCTCCTGTCCGGGCCCCTGCTTCCGGCCCCGCCGGGGGGGGCCGTGCAGGTGACCGTCACCGGCCTGGAGGGTCCGCTGCGGGACCAGGTGCGCAAGGCCCTGGCCCTCCCCCGGGGCATGGACGGACCGGGAGCGGTGGACCGGGGCTGGGTGGACCGCTTCGCCGGCCAGGTGGAGGCCAAGGTCAAACTGGCCCTCGAACCCTTCGGCTACTACCGGCCGGTGATCCAGGTGACCCGCTCCGGGCCCGCGGGCGGCCACCTCCAGATCCAGGTGGCGGCGGGGGAGCCGGTGCGCATCGGTCACCGCCGGGTGGAGGTCACCGGCGCCGGCGCCTCCGATCCGACCCTCGCGGCCCTGGTGGCCGCCTTTCCCCTCAAGCCCGGCGACCCGCTGATCCACCCTGAGTACGAGGCGGCGCGCTCGGGCCTCAAGAGCCGCGCCGAAGGGCTGGGCTACCTGGACGCCGACTTCACCCGCCACGAGATCGTCGTGGACCCCGCCACCCAGACCGCCACGCTGGACCTGGTCCTGGCCACCGGGGAGCTGTACCGCTTCAAGGACGCCCGCTTCCTGGGCGCCCCCGACTACCCGGCCCCGTTTCTCCGGCGGTACGTGGCCTTCCAGCCGGGCGACCCCTTCACCCGCGCCCGGCTCGGCCTGACCCAGGTGCAGCTGGCCGGTTCGGAGCGCTTCAAGGAGGTGATCCTCACCTCGGAACCGGCAGACCGCGACGTCACCCTCCGCATCGACCTCAAGCAGGGCCCCCGCCGGTCCCTGCGCACCGGGGTGGGCTACGGCACCGACACCGGGCCCCGCTTCTCGGTGCGCTACCGGGACCTGGACATGCTGAACCGGGGCCATGAGCTGACCACCAGCCTCTACGCCTCCCAGCGCCTGCAGGGCCTCTCCTCCACCTACACGCTGCCCATGGGCTCCGGATTGCAGGACACCGCCACCCTGCAGGTGATCCTGCAGAAGGAGGAACTGGCGGATTTGGTGACCCGGCTGGCGTCGGTGGAGGTGGCCCGGAACCGTTCGCTGGGGCCCGGCACCCTGGGCACGGCCTACGTGCGGTTCCTCCAGGAGGCCTACACCTCCGTGGGGCTCTACCACCGCACCCGGCTGGTGCTTCCCGGCGTGCGTTTCACCCGGGACCGGCTCGACGACCCCAGGCTCCCCACCCGGGGCCTGCGCGTCGCCCTGGAGGCCCGGGGCACGGACCGGGCCCTGGGGTCCGACACCCGCATGGTCCAGCTCCTGGGCGCGGTGAGCCACCTCCAGCCCCTGCCGGCCCGGTTGTCCGTCCAGAGCCGCCTGCGGGTGGGCGCCACCTTCTCCGCCGAGCCGGTGGACGCCCTGCCTCCGACCCTGCGCTTTTTCGCCGGAGGGGACCAGAGCGTTCGCGGCTACGCCTATCAAAGCCTGGGCCTGCGGAACGCGGCCGGAAAGGTGGTGGGCGGCAAACAGCTCCTGGCCACCAGCCTGGAGCTGGAACGGGCGCTGCCCCGCAACTGGGGCGTCTCGATCTTCCACGACGCCGGCAACGCCTTCGAGTCCTTCAAGGGAGTGCGCCTGCACCAGGGGGCCGGGGTGGGGCTCCACTACCGCTCGCCGGTGGGCAGCCTCAACCTGTCCCTGGCCCGGCGGATCCGGGACGAAGCGCCCGGCTGGCGGATCCACTTCAGCGTGGGGGCCTTCCTGTGA
- a CDS encoding translocation/assembly module TamB domain-containing protein — MSRRGRVLRGLAAGALALLLLCAGVAGWLGGTGSGVRWLLATLARRSGAVYSARKVEGRLGRLHLEGVRLAMGTLDVEIDRADLDWNPGALPFRRIPVQALVLQGVRVRDHAPREPEPKPFLWPAVPDVVARLRVEVARAEVADLTYRRLDDPAVKVTRLRTSARWEASRLSLPALELETPQGRLGGTLAVAFREPAFQADLALVPGAPLGGVDKATLRVRLGAGAASELLAGPVQGVLEGRGRCLAAVDGTLRLAPTRLAFQIVQGRWLNGSLTGSLGLDLRAGWQGDLAGRGLDPAGLDPAWKGLLNFDLKGAGQAERTEVQAVLLRSRLHGQALDGRLSLLREGGEVTLSSLFLRGRGFEVTASGRLSQRIQLEARVQEFALLLPGTRGSLQAKGWGRRAQGASTGELAGQGRGLAGFGGKLDRVTFKGLLQDRLALDLALEGLALGRFQAGSLGLKAQGTVARHELQATLRSREAQVGLALSGGYAQGAWTGTLLSLAGRDRSGPWTLQAPAALEFGPGHVRIAAFRLQGRGPERLDASARILLNPVRGSASAAWDSLDLGRLRSWIAGLEVQGATTGRASGELRDDGRLTLSSQVQVRGSLASGGRTWVLEGARLEAAGDERGLQGALGLRLAGGGGLDARFSAPGPARLALPPGGSLDLAWNDLDPAWARPWLPSGIAVEGRLAGKVQARVQADRSFMVTGRADLTQGRVHGRTSGGEVEAVLGSTTLAWTWSGEALKGDLDLALAGHGGVKGGFRLPLAARWPLVLDRDAALEASLAGRIQEKGLLGAHLPSLAQETSGELELDLRLRGSPRAPALAGRVVLSGAGAYLPAAGITLRDVRCTALLEKDLIRLQDFHAASGPGSLQGSADFHLAGPSLVSWKGALEGKDFQVVAFPEVDALASPALTFEGGPGRLQVRGEVLLPTLKITGEPDHGLQAPSADVRVLGREAAAARAFPLALDARVKLRFGDHVLVSTGPIDARLGGELMLVFSNPDQVQSQGQIQVVQGRFRTYGVDLDITRGRLYYAGGPLADPTLDVLAVRQVGEVKAGVTVTGPLTAPVTALYSDPAMPDEDKLSYIVMGHALGAAGGAGVDLMGRASSYLISKGQSAVLQDRIKSRLGLSTLDIRTAPGDDPRLMGYKPLVSTSAAAANAQAVPAAQAMMTLGKYLTPRLFVSYGRSLFTGGNLFLLRFDLQKHVQAEAQTGTESGVDIYYKLEFK, encoded by the coding sequence GTGAGCCGCCGGGGCAGGGTCCTGCGCGGGCTGGCCGCGGGCGCCCTGGCGCTGCTGCTCCTCTGCGCCGGCGTCGCCGGCTGGCTGGGCGGGACCGGGAGCGGGGTCCGCTGGCTCCTGGCGACCCTGGCCCGGCGTTCCGGGGCCGTCTATTCGGCCCGGAAGGTGGAGGGCCGCCTGGGCCGCCTGCACCTGGAAGGGGTCCGGCTGGCGATGGGCACGCTGGACGTGGAGATCGACCGGGCCGACCTGGACTGGAACCCCGGGGCGCTGCCGTTCCGCCGCATCCCCGTCCAGGCGCTGGTCCTCCAGGGGGTCCGGGTCCGGGACCACGCCCCCCGGGAACCGGAACCGAAGCCCTTCCTCTGGCCGGCCGTGCCGGATGTGGTGGCCCGGCTGCGCGTCGAGGTGGCGCGGGCGGAGGTGGCGGATCTGACGTACCGGCGCCTGGACGATCCCGCCGTGAAGGTGACCCGGCTGCGGACCTCAGCCCGCTGGGAGGCCTCCCGGCTCAGCCTGCCGGCCCTGGAGCTGGAAACGCCCCAGGGGCGCCTCGGCGGCACCCTGGCCGTGGCCTTCCGGGAGCCGGCCTTCCAGGCCGATCTGGCCCTGGTCCCCGGGGCGCCGCTGGGGGGCGTGGACAAGGCGACCCTGAGGGTGCGGCTGGGAGCGGGCGCCGCATCCGAGCTGCTGGCCGGCCCGGTCCAGGGCGTCCTGGAGGGCAGGGGGCGGTGCCTGGCCGCCGTGGACGGGACCCTCCGCCTCGCCCCCACCCGCCTGGCCTTCCAGATCGTGCAGGGGCGCTGGTTGAACGGGTCCCTCACCGGCAGCCTGGGACTGGACCTGCGGGCCGGATGGCAGGGGGATCTGGCCGGCCGGGGCCTGGATCCCGCGGGGCTGGACCCCGCCTGGAAGGGGCTCCTGAACTTCGATCTGAAGGGCGCCGGGCAGGCTGAGCGCACCGAGGTGCAAGCCGTCCTCCTGAGGAGCCGCCTGCATGGCCAGGCCCTGGATGGCCGGCTGAGCCTCCTGCGCGAGGGCGGGGAGGTGACCCTTTCGAGCCTGTTCCTGCGGGGCCGGGGCTTCGAGGTGACCGCCTCGGGCCGGCTGAGCCAGCGCATCCAGCTGGAAGCGCGGGTCCAGGAATTCGCCCTGCTTCTGCCCGGAACCCGCGGCAGCCTCCAGGCCAAGGGGTGGGGCCGGCGCGCCCAGGGCGCGTCCACCGGCGAGCTGGCTGGGCAGGGAAGGGGTCTGGCCGGCTTCGGCGGCAAGCTCGACCGCGTGACCTTCAAGGGGCTGCTTCAGGACCGCCTGGCCCTGGATCTCGCCCTGGAGGGCCTGGCCCTGGGCCGCTTCCAGGCCGGCAGCCTGGGCCTGAAGGCCCAGGGCACGGTGGCCCGCCACGAACTCCAGGCCACCCTCCGGAGCCGGGAGGCCCAGGTGGGTCTCGCCTTGTCCGGGGGCTACGCCCAGGGGGCCTGGACCGGCACCCTGCTGTCCCTGGCCGGCCGGGACCGCTCCGGCCCCTGGACTCTCCAGGCTCCGGCGGCGCTGGAGTTCGGCCCCGGCCACGTCCGGATCGCCGCCTTCCGCCTCCAGGGCCGCGGCCCGGAACGGCTGGACGCTTCCGCCCGGATCCTCCTGAACCCCGTCCGAGGCAGCGCCTCCGCGGCCTGGGACAGCCTGGACCTGGGCCGCCTGCGCTCCTGGATCGCCGGCCTGGAGGTGCAGGGGGCCACCACGGGGAGGGCCTCCGGCGAGCTCCGGGACGACGGCCGCCTGACCCTGTCCAGCCAGGTCCAGGTCCGGGGCAGCCTCGCCTCCGGCGGACGGACCTGGGTCCTGGAAGGGGCCCGCCTGGAGGCGGCCGGGGACGAACGCGGCCTCCAGGGCGCCCTGGGCCTCCGCCTGGCCGGGGGCGGCGGCCTGGACGCGCGGTTTTCGGCCCCCGGCCCGGCGCGGCTGGCCCTGCCTCCCGGGGGCAGCCTGGACCTCGCCTGGAACGACCTGGATCCCGCCTGGGCGCGGCCCTGGCTTCCGTCCGGGATCGCCGTGGAGGGCCGTCTCGCCGGCAAGGTCCAGGCCAGGGTCCAGGCCGACCGCAGCTTCATGGTGACCGGCCGGGCTGATCTCACCCAGGGCCGGGTCCACGGCCGGACCTCCGGCGGCGAAGTGGAAGCGGTGCTGGGCAGCACCACGCTCGCCTGGACCTGGAGCGGCGAGGCCCTGAAGGGCGACCTGGACCTGGCGCTGGCCGGGCACGGCGGCGTGAAGGGCGGCTTCCGCCTCCCGCTGGCGGCCCGCTGGCCCCTGGTCCTGGACCGCGACGCCGCCCTGGAGGCGTCCCTGGCCGGGCGGATCCAGGAGAAGGGCCTGCTCGGGGCCCACCTGCCGTCCCTTGCCCAGGAGACGAGCGGTGAGCTGGAGCTGGACCTGCGCCTGCGGGGCTCCCCCCGGGCGCCCGCCCTCGCCGGGCGCGTGGTGCTGTCCGGGGCCGGGGCCTACCTGCCCGCCGCCGGCATCACCCTGCGCGACGTCCGCTGCACGGCCCTGCTGGAGAAGGACCTGATCCGCCTCCAGGATTTCCATGCCGCGTCGGGGCCCGGGTCCCTGCAGGGCTCGGCGGACTTCCACCTGGCGGGCCCCAGCCTGGTGTCCTGGAAGGGGGCCCTGGAGGGCAAGGACTTCCAGGTGGTGGCCTTCCCGGAGGTGGACGCCCTGGCCTCGCCCGCCCTCACCTTCGAAGGCGGCCCCGGCCGCCTGCAGGTGCGCGGGGAGGTCCTTCTGCCGACCCTGAAGATCACCGGCGAACCCGACCACGGCCTGCAGGCCCCCAGCGCCGACGTGCGGGTCCTGGGCCGCGAGGCGGCCGCGGCCAGGGCCTTCCCCCTGGCCCTGGACGCCCGCGTCAAGCTGCGCTTCGGCGACCACGTGCTGGTGTCCACCGGCCCCATCGACGCCCGGCTGGGGGGGGAGCTGATGCTGGTCTTCAGCAACCCGGACCAGGTGCAAAGCCAGGGGCAGATCCAGGTCGTGCAGGGCCGGTTCCGCACCTACGGAGTGGACCTGGACATCACCCGCGGCCGCCTCTACTACGCAGGCGGCCCCCTGGCCGATCCCACCCTGGATGTCCTGGCCGTGCGGCAGGTGGGGGAGGTGAAGGCCGGGGTCACCGTGACGGGGCCCCTGACCGCCCCCGTGACCGCCCTGTACTCCGACCCCGCCATGCCCGACGAGGACAAGCTGTCCTACATCGTCATGGGCCATGCCCTCGGCGCCGCGGGCGGCGCCGGCGTGGACCTCATGGGCCGGGCCTCGTCCTACCTCATCAGCAAGGGCCAGTCCGCCGTCCTCCAGGACCGCATCAAGTCCCGCCTGGGCCTGAGCACCCTGGATATCCGCACGGCCCCAGGGGACGATCCCCGGCTCATGGGCTACAAGCCCCTGGTCTCCACGTCCGCCGCGGCCGCCAACGCCCAGGCGGTGCCCGCGGCCCAGGCCATGATGACCCTGGGCAAATACCTGACCCCGCGCCTGTTCGTAAGCTACGGCCGGTCCCTCTTCACGGGCGGCAACCTGTTCCTGCTGCGGTTCGATCTGCAGAAGCACGTGCAGGCGGAGGCCCAGACCGGCACCGAAAGCGGCGTGGATATCTATTACAAGCTGGAATTCAAGTAG
- a CDS encoding ferredoxin family protein — protein sequence MTYVITEPCIGTKDTACVEVCPVDCIHPAKAEGDFDKVDQLFIDPDTCIDCGACVSECPVNAIFPKDEVPAGFESYIEKNADYFKH from the coding sequence ATGACCTACGTGATCACGGAACCCTGCATCGGAACGAAGGATACGGCTTGTGTCGAGGTCTGTCCGGTGGATTGCATCCATCCAGCCAAGGCCGAAGGGGACTTCGACAAGGTCGACCAGCTGTTCATCGACCCCGACACCTGCATCGACTGCGGCGCCTGTGTGAGCGAGTGCCCGGTGAACGCCATCTTCCCGAAGGATGAGGTGCCGGCCGGGTTCGAGTCCTACATCGAGAAGAACGCCGATTACTTCAAACACTAG
- a CDS encoding xanthine dehydrogenase family protein molybdopterin-binding subunit codes for MTGTLTRRDFLKAGGAAAGGLTVAFLVPAASRAAQAVEPAAPFAPNAFLRIGSDDRITVLLSHSEMGQGIWTTLPMLIAEELDADWSRVRAEHAPAAPAYAHAVFGMQMTGGSSSTWSEFDRYRQAGALARALLIQAAAQRFGVDPSQCRTDNGVVHAGDRKATYGELAVAASRLPAPGPIPLKDPRDWKIIGQPRRRLDGPEKVNGRAIFGMDVQFPGLLTALVARPPVFGAKVRSFDAARAKAVPGVRAVLQVPSGVAVVAEDFWAAERGRDALAVAWDLGPNAGLDTGSLFQEFRRLAATPGKVAAQAGDAPSVLAKASKVLEAEYAVPYLAHAPMEPLNCTVKLGPDSCEIWSGTQFQGPDHQAAARITGLKPSQITLHTVFLGGGFGRRANPTSDFVTEALHVAKAAGRPVKVVWTREDDIRGGYYRSGFLHRARVALGADGLPEAWQHTLVGQSILVGTPFEAMMMKNGIDPTSTEGVADSPYLAGVPHHHVSLHSPSTGVPVLWWRSVGHSHTAFVMESLIDELAHAAGVDPLAYRRRLLQAHPRHLAVLELAAEKAGWGRPVAAGHALGLAVHESFGSFVAQVAEVSVDQGRPRVHRVVCAVDCGLAVNPEGVRAQMEGAVVFGLTAALHGEITFAQGRVRQGNFHDYPLLRINEMPRVEVHILPSTAKMGGIGEPGVPPVAPAVANALFLLTGQRVRHLPIRL; via the coding sequence ATGACCGGGACCCTGACCCGCCGCGATTTCCTCAAGGCCGGTGGCGCCGCGGCAGGAGGACTGACGGTCGCCTTCCTGGTGCCGGCCGCCTCCCGGGCCGCCCAGGCCGTGGAGCCCGCCGCCCCCTTCGCCCCCAACGCCTTCCTGCGCATCGGCAGCGACGACCGCATCACGGTGCTCCTGTCCCATTCGGAAATGGGCCAGGGCATCTGGACCACCCTGCCCATGCTCATCGCCGAGGAGCTGGACGCGGACTGGTCCAGGGTGCGGGCCGAGCATGCCCCCGCCGCCCCGGCCTACGCCCACGCGGTCTTCGGCATGCAGATGACCGGAGGCTCCAGCAGCACCTGGTCCGAGTTCGACCGGTACCGCCAGGCCGGGGCCCTGGCCCGGGCCCTCCTGATCCAGGCCGCCGCCCAGCGTTTCGGGGTGGATCCCTCCCAGTGCCGCACGGACAACGGCGTGGTCCACGCGGGGGACCGCAAGGCCACCTATGGCGAGCTGGCGGTGGCGGCCTCCAGGCTGCCGGCCCCGGGCCCCATCCCCCTCAAGGATCCCCGGGACTGGAAGATCATCGGTCAGCCGCGGCGCCGGCTGGACGGGCCGGAAAAGGTGAACGGCCGGGCCATCTTCGGGATGGACGTGCAGTTCCCGGGCCTGCTCACGGCCCTGGTGGCCCGGCCTCCGGTGTTCGGGGCCAAGGTCCGGTCCTTCGATGCGGCCCGCGCGAAGGCCGTCCCGGGCGTGCGCGCGGTGCTCCAGGTGCCCAGCGGGGTGGCGGTGGTGGCCGAGGACTTCTGGGCGGCCGAGCGCGGGCGGGACGCCCTGGCGGTGGCCTGGGACCTGGGCCCCAACGCGGGGCTGGACACCGGATCCCTCTTCCAGGAGTTCCGGCGCCTGGCGGCCACCCCGGGAAAGGTGGCGGCCCAGGCCGGCGACGCCCCCTCCGTGCTGGCCAAGGCCTCCAAGGTCCTGGAGGCCGAGTACGCCGTGCCCTACCTCGCCCACGCCCCCATGGAACCGCTCAACTGCACCGTGAAGCTGGGCCCGGACAGCTGCGAGATCTGGAGCGGGACCCAGTTCCAGGGCCCCGATCACCAGGCCGCCGCCCGCATCACGGGCCTCAAGCCCAGCCAGATCACCCTCCACACCGTCTTCCTCGGGGGCGGGTTCGGACGCAGGGCGAACCCCACGTCCGATTTCGTCACCGAGGCCCTGCACGTGGCCAAGGCGGCGGGCAGGCCCGTCAAGGTGGTGTGGACCCGCGAGGACGACATCCGGGGCGGCTACTACCGCTCGGGCTTCCTGCACCGGGCCCGGGTGGCCCTGGGGGCCGACGGCCTGCCCGAAGCCTGGCAGCACACCCTGGTGGGGCAGTCCATCCTGGTGGGCACGCCCTTCGAAGCCATGATGATGAAGAACGGCATCGACCCCACCTCCACGGAGGGCGTGGCGGATTCCCCCTACCTCGCGGGCGTCCCCCACCACCACGTGAGCCTCCACAGCCCCAGCACCGGGGTGCCCGTGCTGTGGTGGCGCTCCGTGGGCCACAGCCACACGGCCTTCGTGATGGAGAGCCTCATCGACGAACTGGCCCATGCCGCGGGCGTGGACCCGCTGGCCTACCGCCGCCGCCTGCTCCAGGCCCACCCCCGCCACCTGGCGGTGCTGGAGCTGGCCGCGGAGAAGGCCGGCTGGGGCCGTCCCGTGGCCGCGGGCCATGCCCTGGGCCTGGCGGTCCACGAGTCCTTCGGCAGCTTCGTGGCGCAGGTGGCCGAGGTGTCCGTGGACCAGGGCCGGCCCCGGGTCCACCGGGTGGTCTGCGCCGTGGACTGCGGGCTGGCGGTGAACCCCGAAGGGGTGCGGGCCCAGATGGAAGGGGCGGTGGTCTTCGGGCTCACGGCGGCCCTGCACGGCGAGATCACCTTCGCCCAGGGCCGGGTCCGGCAGGGGAACTTCCACGACTATCCCCTGCTCCGGATCAACGAGATGCCCCGCGTGGAGGTCCACATCCTGCCCAGCACCGCGAAGATGGGCGGCATCGGCGAGCCCGGGGTGCCCCCGGTGGCGCCGGCGGTGGCCAATGCCCTCTTCCTCCTCACCGGCCAGCGGGTGAGGCACCTGCCCATCCGGCTCTAG